The following are encoded in a window of Planctomycetaceae bacterium genomic DNA:
- a CDS encoding serine/threonine-protein kinase, giving the protein MAERRIGPFLIEKQLGAGGMGIVYLATYEPAGKKVALKVLTPALSSDAKLLKRFEREIDILKKMSHPNIVKYYGGGTKDGQRYYAMEFVDGGSLQDVLKKRGRLNVEQTIQVGRQLCAALEHAHNAGIIHRDLKPANLFISRKGRLKLGDFGIARDTEATALTAAGKTVGTYAYMAPEQIHGNAPISRKTDLYATGCLLYEILTGETPFLADNPAEMLIQHLNDDPHNVREFNKDCPIWLDELIDRMLSKNPDERPYDALAVHTELSEMLRKLTHSEAVASTMPRSFMASDMQDNIDTVIVGQSTIAAATESATDKPRKKKKKKRDQSPFYERTWFLLTCLGLLIGGAVWFSLPPGEETLYELCRQTWQSNETMVRRDGRQNHMLSYLERFPEGTHASEIQQWANEIAADTYEQKRNPQKEHDFEIAYWEAREKEDEITDSKKGNLLEPLLMYHAVVKATENNSDAIIVNIAANRRVAQLREQLLDSPDRTATIRQYLLHAELMQKEGNPSAAAFIWFHFREVFYGVREVEEFYLYARDRSHGKTSEVPNPPAPPSNLKDIPLSSGNDPEESSGNQDIR; this is encoded by the coding sequence ATGGCAGAACGCAGAATTGGCCCATTTCTGATCGAAAAGCAGCTCGGCGCGGGAGGCATGGGAATCGTCTACCTCGCAACATACGAGCCGGCGGGCAAAAAGGTTGCACTCAAGGTACTGACGCCAGCGCTGTCTTCTGACGCCAAACTGCTCAAAAGATTTGAACGCGAAATTGACATTCTGAAGAAGATGAGTCACCCGAACATCGTCAAGTACTACGGCGGGGGTACCAAAGACGGCCAGCGATACTATGCAATGGAATTTGTCGACGGAGGTTCACTCCAGGACGTCCTGAAGAAACGCGGACGGCTCAATGTCGAGCAAACGATTCAGGTCGGTCGACAACTCTGTGCAGCACTCGAACACGCTCACAACGCGGGGATTATCCATCGCGATCTGAAGCCGGCAAATCTGTTCATCAGTCGCAAGGGAAGACTCAAGCTGGGAGACTTTGGCATCGCCCGTGATACCGAAGCCACCGCACTCACTGCCGCAGGTAAAACGGTTGGCACGTATGCCTACATGGCTCCCGAACAGATTCACGGTAACGCCCCCATATCAAGAAAAACCGACCTGTACGCAACCGGCTGCCTTCTCTACGAAATCCTGACTGGGGAGACTCCGTTTCTGGCAGACAATCCGGCAGAAATGCTGATCCAACATCTGAATGACGACCCGCACAACGTACGAGAGTTCAATAAAGACTGCCCCATCTGGCTGGACGAACTCATCGATCGAATGCTGTCGAAGAACCCGGACGAACGACCGTACGATGCACTCGCTGTGCATACGGAACTCAGCGAGATGCTGCGCAAGTTGACGCATTCAGAGGCCGTTGCTTCGACCATGCCACGGTCTTTCATGGCGAGCGATATGCAGGACAACATCGACACGGTGATCGTCGGTCAATCAACGATCGCCGCAGCGACCGAATCTGCCACCGACAAACCCAGGAAGAAGAAAAAGAAGAAGCGTGATCAGAGTCCATTTTACGAGAGAACCTGGTTTCTGCTCACGTGCCTCGGGCTGTTGATTGGCGGCGCCGTCTGGTTTTCTCTGCCACCAGGCGAAGAGACGCTTTACGAACTGTGCAGGCAGACCTGGCAAAGCAACGAAACAATGGTCCGCCGGGACGGCCGTCAGAATCACATGCTTTCCTATCTGGAACGATTTCCTGAAGGCACCCATGCTTCCGAAATTCAACAGTGGGCGAACGAGATCGCCGCAGACACCTACGAACAAAAAAGGAATCCGCAAAAGGAACACGATTTTGAAATCGCCTACTGGGAAGCAAGGGAGAAAGAAGACGAAATCACAGATTCAAAGAAGGGAAATCTGCTCGAACCCCTGCTGATGTATCACGCCGTCGTGAAAGCGACGGAGAACAATTCGGACGCCATCATCGTAAATATCGCGGCCAACCGGCGAGTCGCACAACTTCGCGAGCAACTACTCGACTCCCCCGATCGCACGGCAACGATTCGACAGTATTTGCTTCACGCAGAATTGATGCAGAAAGAAGGCAATCCCAGCGCAGCGGCTTTCATATGGTTTCATTTTCGTGAGGTCTTCTATGGCGTTCGGGAAGTTGAAGAGTTTTATCTTTACGCCCGAGATCGCAGCCACGGGAAAACCAGCGAAGTGCCAAACCCGCCCGCCCCGCCTTCTAACCTGAAGGACATCCCGCTCTCTTCCGGCAATGATCCCGAAGAATCATCCGGGAACCAGGACATTCGGTAG
- a CDS encoding helix-turn-helix transcriptional regulator, which yields MSKPKPTKQDETVDNFLQFIRDYFDEPTAKPKMTVAREAGISRVYLHDLIEGNKTDPSLAVSIRIARAMGTTLEKILRDSVIHS from the coding sequence TTGTCGAAGCCTAAACCCACAAAGCAGGACGAAACCGTGGACAACTTCCTTCAGTTCATCCGTGATTACTTCGACGAGCCAACGGCCAAACCGAAGATGACGGTTGCAAGAGAAGCAGGAATCTCCCGGGTCTATCTTCACGACCTTATCGAGGGAAATAAAACCGACCCATCACTGGCGGTTTCGATCCGTATTGCCAGGGCCATGGGAACAACGCTGGAAAAAATCCTAAGGGACAGTGTAATCCACAGTTGA
- a CDS encoding carbon storage regulator, with amino-acid sequence MLVLNRKQFETIHIGDDVVIRIQAIKGSSVRVAIEAPPTVRIVRGELTVSMPQPQLTKAES; translated from the coding sequence ATGTTAGTACTGAACAGGAAACAATTCGAAACGATTCATATCGGCGACGACGTCGTGATTCGAATTCAGGCCATCAAGGGAAGTTCGGTCCGTGTTGCCATCGAAGCGCCGCCGACGGTTCGGATCGTTCGTGGTGAATTGACAGTGTCGATGCCTCAACCTCAATTGACGAAAGCAGAATCATGA